From the Chthoniobacterales bacterium genome, one window contains:
- the hemW gene encoding radical SAM family heme chaperone HemW has protein sequence MRDGENVQRPTSNVQRRTSGTITHLYVHIPFCARICPYCAFYKERADSSQTQRFCEALLREIESVGELHPLQPRTIFFGGGTPTALTTTQLEFLLSGMRERLDLTELVEWTLEANPGSVSPRKAALLRSLGVSRLSLGVQSWDDELLKLLGREHDAAQAETSFRILREAGFQNISIDLMFGLPGQTLAQWQSDLKKTIALQPEHISTYCLTYEEDTEFFLRHARGEFREDSESDARFLEAAMQMLEEAGFQHYEISNYARPGFASAHNRGYWAGDDYLGIGPSAFSTIGLRRWQNVADYRAYADRVLAGSSPVGSTEVLTSEMKRTERIALALRTREGISSSELISWPEESREFVNLGLLRELNGNFVLTSRGKLLADSVAEAFVP, from the coding sequence ATGAGGGATGGAGAAAACGTCCAACGTCCAACGTCCAACGTCCAACGCCGAACTTCAGGGACGATTACGCATCTCTACGTTCATATTCCGTTTTGCGCGAGGATTTGCCCCTACTGCGCTTTTTACAAGGAGCGCGCAGACAGCTCCCAAACCCAGCGGTTCTGCGAAGCGCTCCTGCGGGAAATTGAGAGCGTCGGCGAGCTGCACCCGTTGCAGCCGCGAACGATCTTTTTTGGCGGTGGGACACCAACGGCGCTGACGACGACGCAATTGGAATTTCTCCTGAGTGGAATGCGCGAGCGCCTCGATTTGACGGAGCTCGTGGAATGGACATTGGAAGCGAATCCGGGGAGCGTGTCGCCTCGCAAGGCGGCATTGCTCCGGAGCCTGGGCGTCAGCCGCCTCAGCCTGGGCGTGCAATCCTGGGATGACGAATTGCTGAAGCTCCTCGGTCGTGAACATGACGCTGCGCAGGCGGAGACCTCTTTTCGAATCCTGCGCGAGGCCGGGTTTCAGAACATCAGCATCGACCTGATGTTCGGTTTGCCGGGACAAACGCTGGCGCAATGGCAGTCCGATCTGAAAAAGACGATCGCGCTTCAGCCAGAGCATATCTCGACCTACTGCCTGACCTACGAGGAGGACACGGAGTTTTTTCTCCGGCATGCGCGCGGCGAATTCCGGGAAGATTCGGAATCGGACGCGCGTTTCCTGGAGGCGGCGATGCAAATGCTCGAGGAGGCCGGATTCCAGCACTACGAGATTTCCAACTACGCGCGGCCCGGCTTCGCTTCCGCCCATAATCGCGGGTACTGGGCCGGCGACGATTATCTGGGGATCGGGCCGAGCGCCTTTTCCACCATCGGATTACGGCGCTGGCAAAACGTAGCGGATTATCGCGCCTACGCGGACCGGGTGCTGGCGGGTTCGTCACCAGTCGGTTCAACCGAAGTCCTTACGTCCGAGATGAAGCGAACGGAACGGATCGCGCTCGCCTTGCGGACGCGGGAAGGAATTTCCTCGAGCGAGCTGATTTCATGGCCCGAAGAGAGTCGCGAGTTCGTTAACCTGGGTCTTTTGCGGGAACTCAACGGCAATTTTGTTCTTACGTCGCGCGGCAAGCTACTCGCCGATTCCGTCGCCGAAGCGTTCGTCCCGTAA
- a CDS encoding undecaprenyl-diphosphate phosphatase, whose amino-acid sequence MNDFLVSFVLGIVEGLTEFLPISSTAHLRIVEALFGFNLQDSFWKMYTIVIQLGAILALPVYFWARIMKFLGTFPRGERGDRTFLTHPLSLTLIAFVVTAIPAYLLKKQIGQNLESLSVMAWALLLGGVVMWAVDVLCNRPRTQQMEEMTLPQAIWIGAVQILSAVFPGTSRSMATIAAGQTAGLSRPAALEFSFFLSMPTMVVATGYDLLKTVRPHHDEAGLAPLVMTGHNWIVLAIGFAVSFVVALGVVAWFMRWVRARGFAPFALYRIVVGVLLLILIARGSI is encoded by the coding sequence ATGAATGATTTTCTGGTCTCGTTCGTTCTTGGAATTGTCGAAGGGCTGACGGAATTCCTCCCGATTAGCTCCACGGCCCATCTGCGGATCGTGGAAGCGCTCTTCGGCTTCAATCTCCAGGATAGTTTCTGGAAAATGTACACGATCGTCATCCAGCTCGGCGCGATCCTGGCGCTGCCTGTCTATTTCTGGGCGCGGATCATGAAGTTTCTCGGGACATTCCCGCGCGGGGAGCGAGGCGATCGCACCTTCCTGACTCATCCACTCAGCCTGACGCTGATCGCCTTCGTCGTGACGGCGATCCCGGCTTATCTCCTGAAGAAGCAGATCGGCCAGAACCTCGAGAGCTTGAGTGTCATGGCGTGGGCGCTTTTGCTGGGCGGCGTCGTCATGTGGGCGGTGGACGTGCTTTGCAACCGGCCGCGGACGCAGCAGATGGAGGAAATGACGTTGCCGCAGGCAATCTGGATCGGCGCCGTGCAGATCTTGTCCGCGGTCTTCCCCGGCACTTCCCGTTCGATGGCGACCATCGCCGCCGGCCAGACGGCCGGGCTCTCTCGTCCAGCCGCCCTGGAGTTCTCGTTCTTTCTTTCCATGCCGACCATGGTCGTTGCGACCGGGTACGATTTACTGAAGACCGTGCGGCCCCATCACGATGAAGCCGGCCTCGCGCCGCTCGTGATGACCGGCCATAACTGGATCGTGCTCGCGATTGGGTTCGCCGTTTCTTTCGTGGTGGCGCTTGGCGTTGTCGCCTGGTTCATGCGCTGGGTGCGGGCGCGGGGTTTCGCTCCCTTTGCCCTTTACCGGATCGTGGTTGGGGTCCTTTTGTTGATCCTGATCGCCCGCGGTTCCATTTAG
- a CDS encoding uracil-DNA glycosylase, producing MVGKVATEFTPALDLVLDALERMREAGGRLPRASRNSLAHLHQRLPAAREAPSTPAPVAPGVSDKVARLAGVQARVAPCTKCPHLARFRTQTVFGVGNPDADLMFIGEAPGFDEDAQGEPFVGRAGQLLTKIITAMGFTRAEVYIANVLKCRPDMPRGSSGNRPPTPAEMQTCLPYLAEQIEIIQPKVLVALGATAVEGLLGTRGPMHAMRGRWHEHHDTPLMITYHPSYLLRNQAPAEKRKVWEDMLLVLERLERPISDKQRRYFT from the coding sequence ATGGTCGGCAAGGTGGCGACTGAATTTACCCCGGCTCTGGACCTGGTGCTCGACGCTCTGGAGCGAATGCGCGAAGCTGGCGGCAGGTTGCCGCGGGCGTCGAGAAATTCACTCGCGCACCTGCACCAGCGACTCCCAGCTGCTAGAGAGGCTCCTTCGACCCCGGCGCCAGTGGCGCCGGGCGTTTCGGACAAAGTCGCTCGCCTCGCGGGGGTCCAGGCCCGCGTCGCTCCCTGCACCAAATGCCCGCACCTCGCCCGTTTCCGCACGCAAACCGTCTTCGGCGTCGGCAACCCGGACGCGGATTTGATGTTCATCGGCGAAGCCCCGGGCTTTGACGAGGATGCCCAAGGAGAACCGTTCGTCGGCCGAGCCGGCCAATTATTGACGAAGATCATTACCGCGATGGGATTCACCCGCGCCGAAGTCTATATCGCAAATGTCCTGAAATGCCGGCCCGACATGCCGCGGGGTAGTTCCGGCAATCGTCCACCTACCCCGGCGGAGATGCAGACCTGTCTTCCCTATCTGGCCGAACAGATCGAGATCATCCAACCGAAGGTGTTGGTCGCGCTCGGAGCGACGGCGGTGGAGGGCTTGCTCGGCACGCGCGGACCGATGCATGCGATGCGGGGTCGCTGGCATGAGCACCACGACACGCCGCTGATGATTACGTATCATCCCTCCTATTTATTGCGGAATCAGGCTCCCGCGGAAAAACGCAAGGTCTGGGAAGATATGCTGCTGGTGTTGGAACGGCTGGAGCGCCCGATTTCGGATAAGCAGCGCCGCTATTTCACGTAG
- a CDS encoding DUF3309 family protein produces MRNILLIILILLLIGAFPGWGYSSGWGYYPFGGIGLILLIVLILALTGKL; encoded by the coding sequence ATGCGCAATATACTCCTGATTATCCTAATCCTGCTGTTGATCGGGGCGTTCCCAGGTTGGGGCTACAGTTCGGGATGGGGCTATTATCCCTTTGGCGGAATCGGGCTGATCCTGCTGATCGTGCTCATTCTCGCGCTGACCGGGAAATTATAG
- a CDS encoding adenylosuccinate synthase → MANTILIGAQWGDEGKGKIIDVLTAKADIVVRSQGGNNAGHTVIHRGTKYILHLIPSGILRRGKRCVIGNGVVIDPLALVEEIEGLRKLGVHIGKNLLISDCAHLVLPYHRVLDEQRELRKGHVKIGTTKRGIGPAYGDKAARTGLRISDLIQPILFSKKLQAKVRENNSILQALGAEPINYREVNERYLEAGQKLRPFVTNTVVYLHQALQRGKEILFEGAQGTFLDIDHGTYPYVTSSNTTAGGACTGTGVPPHRMDLVLGVMKAYTTRVGEGALPTEDAGLAHTLHEMGREFGATTGRARRCGWFDAAATRYATMINGIDELAVTNLDGLDGVDPIRVCVAYRLNGKRLDVPPCDAAQLENCEPIYRDFPGWKTPTQSARRFSELPSAAKKYVRAIAELTGAPLRIVSVGPTRNETIIL, encoded by the coding sequence ATGGCGAACACAATTTTGATCGGCGCGCAGTGGGGGGATGAGGGCAAGGGCAAGATCATCGACGTTCTCACGGCCAAGGCAGACATCGTTGTGCGCAGCCAGGGCGGCAATAACGCCGGCCACACCGTCATCCATCGCGGGACGAAATATATTCTTCATCTGATTCCCTCCGGGATTCTGCGGCGGGGAAAGCGGTGCGTGATCGGCAACGGGGTCGTGATCGATCCGCTCGCGCTCGTCGAGGAGATCGAGGGGTTACGGAAGCTCGGGGTTCACATCGGCAAGAATTTGTTAATCAGCGATTGCGCCCACCTTGTCCTGCCGTATCACCGCGTTCTCGATGAACAGCGGGAGCTCCGAAAGGGGCACGTGAAGATCGGCACCACCAAGCGGGGCATCGGTCCCGCCTACGGCGATAAAGCCGCCCGGACCGGTTTGCGGATATCGGACCTGATCCAGCCGATCCTGTTTTCGAAGAAATTGCAGGCCAAGGTGCGCGAGAACAACAGTATTCTCCAGGCATTGGGAGCAGAACCGATCAATTACCGCGAGGTCAACGAGCGCTATCTCGAGGCCGGCCAAAAACTGCGGCCGTTTGTAACCAATACCGTCGTCTATCTGCATCAGGCATTGCAGCGCGGGAAAGAGATTCTGTTTGAAGGCGCCCAGGGGACGTTCCTGGACATCGACCACGGCACCTACCCGTATGTCACTTCGTCGAACACGACCGCCGGCGGCGCCTGCACCGGCACGGGAGTTCCGCCTCATCGCATGGACTTGGTGCTGGGGGTGATGAAGGCCTACACGACCCGGGTGGGCGAAGGGGCTTTGCCGACGGAAGACGCCGGGCTGGCGCATACGCTGCACGAGATGGGGCGCGAATTCGGCGCGACCACCGGGCGAGCGCGCCGTTGCGGCTGGTTCGACGCGGCGGCGACCCGTTACGCGACCATGATTAATGGAATCGACGAGCTGGCGGTGACCAATCTCGATGGCCTCGATGGCGTCGATCCCATCCGTGTTTGCGTGGCCTATCGGCTCAATGGGAAACGGCTCGACGTTCCTCCGTGTGACGCCGCCCAGCTGGAGAACTGCGAACCGATTTATCGCGATTTCCCAGGCTGGAAAACGCCTACTCAATCGGCCCGGCGATTTTCCGAGCTGCCGTCCGCCGCGAAAAAATATGTGCGCGCCATTGCCGAATTGACCGGCGCGCCGCTGCGCATCGTCAGCGTTGGCCCCACGCGCAACGAAACAATCATTCTCTAG
- a CDS encoding DUF362 domain-containing protein, translated as MRILILGCFLASFCVALAQKAPPPSIVYSAHDPAAIKEYRTNPAVVRGMVNRLVLAVTGQPDLAKAWGSLVSPSDKVGVKISAAGGELFTTHRDIVNAIVDGLVAAGHRRENIIVWDRSLGGIKDAGYRPDQEGYQLRSITPHDGYDPKTIFTAPLSGKLIWGDLEYRSDRGVIPLLSDQELTSDDSHFAKILTSEVTKIINVPVMSDSSTAGIAGCLYNVTLPNIDNWRRFAQGFGSGSAAIAEIYRTAVIGPKVVLNIMDGLVAQYAGAPAAQPNFSVHYATILASKDPVAVDAITVRQIEEWRLKGRFPSIVPLAIHVQYAAQIGIGNADVIEMRKVDR; from the coding sequence GTGCGGATTCTTATTCTAGGTTGTTTTCTTGCCAGCTTCTGTGTCGCCCTGGCCCAGAAGGCTCCTCCGCCATCGATCGTGTACTCCGCGCATGATCCCGCCGCAATCAAGGAGTATCGGACCAACCCGGCCGTCGTCCGCGGTATGGTCAATCGTCTTGTCCTGGCGGTCACCGGCCAGCCCGATCTGGCCAAGGCCTGGGGTTCGCTCGTTTCGCCGAGCGACAAGGTCGGCGTCAAGATCTCCGCGGCCGGGGGCGAACTTTTCACCACGCACCGGGACATCGTCAACGCCATCGTGGACGGCCTGGTCGCGGCTGGGCATCGGCGAGAAAACATCATTGTCTGGGACCGCAGCCTGGGAGGAATAAAGGACGCCGGGTATCGCCCCGACCAGGAAGGTTATCAGTTGAGGTCGATCACGCCGCACGATGGCTATGATCCCAAAACCATCTTCACCGCGCCGCTGAGCGGGAAGCTAATCTGGGGCGATCTCGAATATCGTTCCGATCGCGGCGTGATCCCGCTCCTTTCCGACCAGGAATTGACCAGTGACGACAGCCACTTCGCGAAAATCCTGACCAGCGAAGTCACAAAAATTATCAACGTGCCGGTGATGAGCGACAGCTCCACTGCCGGGATCGCCGGTTGCCTTTATAACGTCACCCTTCCGAACATCGACAACTGGAGACGCTTCGCCCAGGGGTTTGGTTCGGGCAGCGCCGCCATTGCCGAGATTTATCGCACCGCGGTTATTGGTCCAAAGGTCGTGCTCAACATCATGGATGGGCTCGTCGCGCAATATGCGGGGGCGCCCGCGGCCCAACCGAATTTCTCGGTCCATTATGCGACGATTCTGGCCAGCAAGGATCCGGTGGCGGTGGACGCGATCACTGTTCGGCAAATCGAGGAATGGCGCCTTAAAGGCCGATTTCCTTCCATCGTGCCGCTGGCGATCCACGTGCAGTACGCCGCGCAGATTGGGATCGGCAACGCGGATGTAATCGAAATGCGAAAGGTCGACCGATGA
- a CDS encoding phytoene/squalene synthase family protein — translation MNRSSDYRRLRGPILRSVSRSFYLSLRFLPQALRGPLSLAYLLARATDTIADTAQPPVALRIEALRQLAAAIQGTAPIETLEELRNSFGREQTDDAERQLIEQIPALLNWLADLPAADREDVRGVLVKINRGQSLDLERFDSSTSTSIKALRTAKELDEYTYLVAGCVGEFWTRLCFRHVKNFTARSEPEMRELGIRYGKGLQLINILRDAGDDLRNGRCYFPADELESAGVAPGEIRRHPNRVEPVMKKWREKAKQGIEAGMEYAAAIRNRRVRFATALPAMIGARTLALIREAGPDALERKVKIPRGEVRKLILSGALASPRSLRAKFEKLQGAAV, via the coding sequence ATGAATCGGTCGAGCGATTATCGTCGTTTGCGCGGCCCCATCCTGCGCTCGGTCTCTCGTTCTTTCTACCTTTCGTTGCGCTTTCTCCCGCAGGCGCTGCGCGGTCCGCTGTCGCTCGCCTACCTTCTGGCGCGCGCGACCGATACCATCGCGGATACGGCGCAGCCGCCCGTCGCGCTGCGAATAGAGGCGCTCCGCCAGTTGGCGGCGGCAATCCAGGGAACGGCGCCGATCGAAACGCTGGAAGAGCTCCGTAATTCCTTTGGTCGCGAGCAGACCGACGACGCCGAGCGACAGCTCATCGAACAGATCCCGGCCCTGCTGAATTGGCTCGCGGACCTGCCGGCTGCCGATCGTGAAGATGTGCGGGGCGTTCTGGTGAAGATCAACCGCGGACAGTCGCTCGATTTGGAGCGTTTCGATTCGAGCACGAGCACGAGCATTAAGGCGCTCCGGACCGCTAAGGAATTGGACGAATACACCTATCTCGTGGCCGGCTGTGTCGGCGAATTCTGGACGCGCCTCTGCTTTCGTCACGTTAAGAATTTTACCGCGCGTTCCGAACCCGAAATGCGCGAACTGGGAATCCGCTATGGCAAGGGATTGCAGCTGATCAATATCCTGCGCGACGCCGGGGACGATCTTCGCAACGGCCGCTGTTATTTTCCGGCCGACGAACTGGAGTCGGCAGGCGTCGCACCTGGAGAAATTCGTCGCCATCCGAACCGGGTCGAACCGGTCATGAAGAAATGGCGCGAAAAGGCGAAGCAGGGGATCGAGGCGGGAATGGAATACGCCGCTGCGATCCGGAACCGCCGGGTCCGGTTTGCGACTGCTCTGCCGGCGATGATTGGCGCGAGGACGCTCGCGCTGATTCGCGAAGCGGGTCCAGATGCGCTCGAGCGAAAAGTGAAAATTCCCCGCGGCGAAGTCAGAAAATTGATCCTGTCGGGCGCGCTCGCTTCACCTCGCTCTCTGCGCGCGAAGTTCGAAAAGCTTCAAGGAGCGGCGGTTTGA
- the queA gene encoding tRNA preQ1(34) S-adenosylmethionine ribosyltransferase-isomerase QueA: MAFLRRQSAVVTTTMSLALSDYDYLLPEELIATRPLPNRQDSRMMVLHRREQRIEHRQFAELPGFLKPGDLLVLNNTRVVNARRFSDDGKVEFLFLENQGRTRWKCLVRPGRKMRRGAQTFIKDVAVRVEDICPNGERIVSFEHELNPWDGGIVPLPPYLRRQGNGEDVERYQTVYAETAGAVAAPTAGLHFTAEMLRTLPHTFITLHVGAGTFQPVKSEDISAHQMHTEAFSISASAAAAINAAQRIVAIGTTTVRVLESASRNHEGKLVEQGGATAIFIHPPMQIRQADVLLTNFHLPRSTLLMLVSAFAGREFILRAYQEAIRERYRFYSYGDCMLIL, from the coding sequence ATGGCGTTCTTACGGCGACAGAGCGCCGTCGTTACCACAACCATGAGCCTGGCGCTTTCCGATTACGATTACCTGCTGCCGGAAGAGCTGATTGCTACCCGGCCGCTGCCGAACCGGCAGGATTCCCGCATGATGGTGCTGCATCGGCGAGAGCAGCGGATCGAGCATCGGCAGTTCGCAGAACTCCCCGGGTTCCTCAAACCCGGCGACCTCCTCGTCCTGAACAACACCCGAGTGGTGAATGCGCGCCGCTTCTCGGACGACGGCAAGGTCGAATTCCTGTTCCTGGAAAATCAGGGGAGGACGCGCTGGAAATGCCTCGTTCGTCCCGGCCGAAAAATGCGTCGGGGCGCGCAGACGTTCATCAAGGACGTGGCCGTGCGAGTGGAAGACATTTGCCCGAACGGCGAGCGGATCGTCTCGTTCGAGCACGAGCTAAATCCGTGGGATGGAGGCATCGTTCCCTTGCCGCCTTACTTGCGGCGTCAAGGCAATGGGGAAGACGTGGAGCGTTATCAGACGGTTTATGCGGAAACCGCGGGGGCCGTGGCCGCGCCCACCGCAGGCCTGCATTTCACCGCGGAAATGCTGAGGACCTTGCCGCACACGTTCATCACCCTGCACGTCGGCGCGGGGACATTTCAGCCGGTCAAATCGGAGGATATTTCCGCGCACCAAATGCACACGGAAGCATTTTCGATTTCCGCGTCCGCCGCGGCCGCGATCAATGCGGCCCAGAGAATTGTCGCGATTGGGACCACCACCGTCCGTGTTTTGGAATCGGCCTCACGCAATCACGAAGGCAAACTCGTGGAGCAGGGGGGCGCCACCGCCATTTTCATCCATCCGCCGATGCAGATTCGCCAGGCTGATGTGCTCCTGACGAATTTTCATCTGCCGCGCTCCACTTTGCTGATGCTGGTGAGCGCCTTCGCCGGCCGGGAGTTTATCCTGCGCGCCTATCAGGAGGCGATCCGGGAGCGTTACCGTTTTTACAGCTACGGCGACTGCATGTTGATCCTCTGA
- a CDS encoding peptidoglycan DD-metalloendopeptidase family protein: protein MSRTVTTTLFCWLAMSGLCFGQEIFIPRELKATPVHPPTKGAAPEAKAPKAAPPKEIVKRAEAVTPVETKEKSAPAAKPLVAKEESAAKTAAKKEEKPKTEVATAKTEKPAVTKEKTASASSAKTETAKTDSSKVEKAIPVKEESASKTVAKTEPPKEKTEKAHPAETSAKTPKDSAKVETAKAKTEKAKEKEESAANSVAKTEPAKAEPAKSDKPSAVKEKPAGATTAKAQPEKVDPAAAKKEKDPVVAKKEKAAPPKDEAAASSTPKTETAKAEPAKEDKHNAAKEKAATASTAKAKTEKADQAVAKKEKAAPPKDEMVSTPSSKTETAKAESAKGDKPSAVKEKPASATTAKTQPEKADPVVAKKDKAAAAPKDEVASKANPKTETAKAEPVKGDKSAAKEKSASATAKAQTEKTEATVAKKEKGAPKDENSTKPSSKTDTAKAEPVTPKAEKVATSKEKLPIVAAKPESATEKAEKAAKPEPMVPPKTLTTKVDPVSVSSLATPPSLIPANSSSFDTAFTKMADGFDFPVGKPEAEGYYKARGYRVHGHMGEDWDGVRGGDTDLRDPIYSIGDGIVVFARDVHLGWGNVIIVRHAYREGGTVKYIDALYGHLNTMLVSRGQKVSRGQQIATMGTAHGQYDAHLHFEIRKNLEIGMSRSKFQKDFSNYFDPTKFIASHRKLSGGGANYRVAMNTFTHDGSYHFDTNRNFSSKRRSTSESSSALKRALTSTR from the coding sequence ATGTCGCGTACCGTCACCACGACACTGTTTTGCTGGCTTGCCATGTCCGGCCTTTGCTTTGGCCAGGAGATCTTTATTCCCCGCGAATTGAAGGCCACTCCAGTCCATCCGCCGACCAAGGGAGCCGCCCCGGAAGCGAAGGCGCCCAAAGCCGCGCCCCCGAAGGAAATAGTCAAACGCGCCGAAGCGGTTACGCCGGTCGAGACGAAGGAGAAATCGGCGCCGGCTGCGAAACCTCTGGTGGCGAAAGAAGAATCAGCCGCCAAAACCGCGGCGAAGAAGGAAGAGAAGCCGAAGACGGAGGTCGCGACTGCAAAGACCGAAAAACCTGCCGTAACGAAAGAAAAGACCGCGTCCGCCTCTTCGGCAAAGACCGAGACCGCGAAGACCGATTCCTCAAAGGTGGAGAAAGCCATTCCGGTGAAGGAGGAATCCGCGAGCAAGACGGTGGCGAAAACCGAACCGCCCAAGGAGAAGACCGAGAAGGCGCATCCAGCCGAAACCTCCGCCAAGACCCCCAAAGATTCCGCCAAGGTTGAGACCGCGAAGGCGAAGACGGAGAAAGCGAAAGAGAAGGAAGAATCGGCAGCCAACTCGGTTGCGAAGACCGAGCCCGCGAAGGCCGAACCCGCAAAAAGCGACAAGCCCAGCGCCGTAAAGGAGAAACCGGCCGGCGCCACGACCGCGAAGGCGCAGCCTGAAAAAGTCGATCCGGCCGCCGCGAAGAAGGAGAAGGATCCAGTCGTCGCGAAGAAGGAAAAGGCGGCTCCTCCGAAGGACGAGGCTGCCGCCAGCTCGACTCCAAAAACCGAGACAGCGAAGGCCGAACCAGCCAAAGAGGACAAGCACAACGCGGCCAAGGAGAAAGCAGCCACCGCCTCGACCGCAAAGGCGAAGACCGAAAAAGCTGATCAGGCTGTCGCGAAAAAGGAAAAGGCCGCCCCGCCGAAAGATGAGATGGTCTCTACCCCTAGCTCGAAAACCGAGACCGCGAAGGCCGAATCAGCCAAAGGCGACAAGCCCAGCGCCGTAAAGGAAAAACCGGCCAGCGCCACGACCGCGAAAACCCAGCCGGAAAAGGCTGATCCGGTGGTAGCGAAGAAGGATAAAGCGGCGGCCGCACCGAAGGATGAGGTCGCCAGCAAAGCAAACCCGAAAACCGAGACCGCCAAAGCCGAACCGGTTAAGGGAGACAAGAGCGCGGCCAAGGAGAAATCGGCCAGCGCCACGGCGAAGGCCCAGACCGAGAAGACCGAGGCAACCGTCGCAAAGAAGGAGAAAGGCGCGCCGAAAGACGAGAATTCCACAAAACCCAGCTCGAAAACCGACACGGCGAAGGCTGAGCCGGTAACGCCAAAGGCAGAGAAGGTGGCCACATCGAAAGAAAAGCTGCCGATCGTGGCGGCCAAGCCTGAATCCGCCACAGAAAAGGCAGAAAAGGCCGCGAAGCCGGAGCCGATGGTTCCCCCGAAAACCCTGACCACGAAGGTCGATCCGGTTTCGGTTTCGTCACTGGCAACGCCCCCTTCACTGATTCCGGCGAACAGTTCCTCGTTCGACACCGCCTTTACCAAGATGGCGGACGGATTCGATTTCCCAGTGGGTAAACCGGAAGCGGAAGGTTATTACAAGGCTCGCGGCTACCGCGTCCATGGACACATGGGCGAGGATTGGGACGGCGTCCGGGGCGGCGACACCGATCTCCGGGATCCGATTTACAGCATTGGCGACGGGATCGTGGTTTTCGCGCGCGATGTCCATCTGGGGTGGGGGAACGTGATCATCGTGCGCCACGCCTATCGGGAAGGCGGGACGGTCAAATACATCGACGCGCTCTACGGGCATTTGAATACGATGCTGGTGAGCCGCGGGCAGAAAGTCTCGCGCGGTCAGCAAATCGCCACCATGGGGACCGCGCACGGCCAGTATGATGCCCATCTCCATTTCGAGATTCGCAAGAACCTGGAGATCGGGATGAGCCGCTCGAAATTCCAGAAGGATTTCAGCAATTACTTCGACCCGACGAAATTCATCGCATCACACCGGAAACTCTCCGGCGGCGGAGCGAATTATCGGGTGGCGATGAATACCTTCACCCACGACGGCAGTTATCACTTCGACACGAACCGCAACTTTTCCTCCAAGAGGCGGAGCACGTCGGAATCCTCCTCGGCCCTGAAGCGGGCGCTCACCAGCACGCGGTAG
- a CDS encoding isoprenyl transferase: MSAAPKLVPRHIAIIMDGNGRWAKNRGLPRIKGHEKGADAVKACVEACGELKIEFLTLYAFSAENWQRPKTEVFALMRLLERFLKERTPELLEKNVRLQAIGRLTDLPASCQKQLHDSIERTAGNTGLTLILALSYGGRLEIIDGIKSLLRQIDSGHIDRAMIDVDMFSKHLYTRYYPDPDLLIRTSGEMRLSNFLLWQLSYTEMYVTQKLWPDFSKKDLFEAVDDFGNRNRRYGGV, translated from the coding sequence ATGTCCGCGGCGCCCAAACTCGTTCCTCGCCACATCGCGATCATCATGGATGGGAACGGGCGCTGGGCGAAGAACCGCGGCCTTCCGCGGATCAAGGGGCACGAAAAGGGAGCAGACGCCGTCAAGGCGTGCGTTGAGGCCTGCGGCGAACTGAAGATCGAATTCCTGACCCTCTACGCTTTCTCGGCCGAAAACTGGCAGCGGCCGAAGACCGAAGTCTTCGCCTTGATGCGCCTGCTCGAGCGTTTCCTGAAAGAACGGACTCCGGAGTTACTCGAGAAGAATGTTCGGCTCCAGGCGATTGGGCGGCTCACCGATTTGCCCGCAAGTTGCCAGAAACAATTGCACGATTCGATTGAGCGCACCGCCGGAAATACCGGCCTGACCCTGATCCTGGCGCTCAGTTACGGCGGACGGCTGGAGATTATCGATGGGATCAAGAGCCTGCTGCGCCAGATCGATTCCGGGCACATCGACCGCGCCATGATCGACGTCGACATGTTCAGTAAACATCTCTACACCCGCTACTACCCCGACCCCGATCTGCTGATCCGCACCTCCGGCGAGATGCGGCTCTCGAATTTTCTGCTCTGGCAACTTTCCTACACGGAGATGTACGTCACCCAAAAGCTTTGGCCTGATTTTTCGAAGAAGGATCTCTTCGAGGCCGTCGACGATTTTGGGAACCGAAATCGCAGATACGGCGGGGTATAA